A genomic window from Bacteroidales bacterium includes:
- a CDS encoding LysM peptidoglycan-binding domain-containing protein → MKKRFLTILFLLSYLFLFPQNDSNTINIDDSEIALVFDKMTREKFYNSNNFSPIKNKYNYPASFVPEFSDSIIEARIKALDESSPFEYRYNEDVKKWINFYASKRYFIGRLVGLTKLYYPIFEQCLDKYDVPLEMKHLAIVESALNPTAKSRAGAGGLWQFMYKTGLLYDLNITSYVDDRFDPLKASDAAAHHMKDLYNIYHDWALVLAAYNAGPGSINRAIKRAGGETNYWKIKHLLPRETQAYVPAFIAASYVITYSDEHNFPVQRPQFLDWEIDTVSVSEKMSFNFFSNFVGVDEDELIFLNPQYIKKVIPGTSLNPCVIRLPRKYVMAFVEKEPIMYDSLKKIATADSALIAINSNDTKPNNTSSSANVTRPVYSGQKNYHIVAKGETLGGIASKYGTNVNNIRSWNNLSSSVIYPGQKLLVYGGKSTTSSSTPSKSTVNTNTKKTYYTVKQGDTLWKIASANGVTVDNIKKANGLKSDNLHVGQKLLIN, encoded by the coding sequence ATGAAAAAAAGATTTTTAACAATATTATTTTTGCTTTCTTATCTGTTTTTATTTCCTCAGAATGACTCTAATACTATAAATATAGATGATTCTGAAATTGCTCTTGTGTTTGATAAAATGACTCGTGAAAAATTTTATAACAGTAATAATTTTTCTCCTATAAAAAACAAATACAATTATCCTGCATCATTTGTTCCTGAATTTTCTGATAGCATAATAGAAGCAAGGATTAAAGCTCTAGACGAATCTTCTCCATTTGAGTATAGATATAATGAAGATGTAAAAAAGTGGATTAATTTCTATGCTTCTAAAAGATATTTTATTGGGAGATTGGTTGGGTTAACAAAGCTTTATTACCCAATTTTTGAACAATGTTTGGATAAATATGATGTGCCACTGGAAATGAAACATCTTGCTATAGTGGAATCAGCTTTAAATCCTACAGCAAAATCTCGTGCTGGAGCTGGTGGACTTTGGCAATTTATGTATAAAACGGGATTGCTATATGATTTGAATATCACATCATATGTTGATGACCGCTTTGACCCACTAAAAGCAAGTGATGCGGCAGCTCATCATATGAAAGATCTGTATAATATATATCACGATTGGGCTTTGGTTTTAGCTGCATATAATGCAGGTCCTGGAAGTATTAATAGAGCTATAAAACGTGCAGGTGGAGAAACAAATTATTGGAAAATAAAACATCTTTTGCCTCGCGAAACTCAAGCGTATGTGCCGGCTTTCATTGCTGCAAGCTATGTTATTACTTATAGTGATGAACATAATTTTCCTGTACAACGTCCTCAATTCCTTGATTGGGAAATAGATACAGTTTCTGTAAGTGAAAAAATGTCGTTTAATTTCTTTTCAAATTTTGTAGGTGTTGATGAAGATGAATTGATTTTCCTTAATCCACAATACATAAAAAAGGTAATACCTGGAACAAGTTTAAATCCATGTGTTATTAGATTGCCAAGAAAATATGTTATGGCGTTTGTAGAAAAAGAACCTATTATGTATGACAGTTTGAAAAAAATTGCTACAGCTGATAGTGCTTTAATCGCTATAAACTCTAATGATACAAAACCAAACAACACAAGTAGTAGTGCTAATGTAACAAGACCAGTATATTCTGGTCAAAAAAACTATCATATTGTGGCAAAAGGGGAAACTCTTGGAGGAATAGCGTCTAAATATGGAACGAATGTAAATAATATTAGATCTTGGAATAACTTGTCTTCAAGTGTGATTTATCCAGGACAAAAATTGTTGGTTTATGGTGGCAAAAGCACAACTTCTTCAAGCACTCCTTCTAAAAGCACAGTAAATACTAATACTAAAAAGACATACTATACTGTTAAGCAGGGAGATACACTTTGGAAAATAGCCAGTGCAAATGGAGTTACTGTTGATAATATTAAAAAAGCCAACGGGCTTAAATCTGATAATTTGCATGTTGGTCAGAAATTGTTAATTAACTAA